From Coffea arabica cultivar ET-39 chromosome 2e, Coffea Arabica ET-39 HiFi, whole genome shotgun sequence, the proteins below share one genomic window:
- the LOC140036558 gene encoding clathrin light chain 2-like has product MSSSFTDSYSQSGGDDSPAGSSRPFDDGYLGYDPRLSSQRFDSFSNFVESESVKDSAADDSPVLTSHTIAESSSPTPIHVSGGGFSSDFAELSPESNGKPFEGEHSESNGPILPPPAEMQAEEGYALREWRRQNAIRLEENEKREKQLLSQIIDEADVYKLEFYKKRQITCESNKSTNRDREKVFLASQEKFHAEADKNYWKSIAELIPNEVPTIEKKGKKDQEKKPSLIVIQGPKPGKPTDLARLRQILLKLKHNTPSHLKHSPPPAPATTKDSKSAIAATSDATSATVSPAPVIVA; this is encoded by the exons ATGTCGTCTTCTTTTACGGACTCTTACAGCCAGTCGGGCGGCGATGACTCACCGGCCGGCTCCTCTCGTCCATTCGACGATGGTTACTTAGGCTACGATCCTCGCCTTTCGTCCCAGCGATTTGACTCGTTCTCAAATTTCGTCGAGTCGGAGTCAGTCAAAGACTCGGCGGCGGATGACTCCCCGGTTTTAACCTCGCACACGATTGCCGAAAGTTCATCTCCAACACCGATCCATGTATCCGGTGGAGGATTTAGCTCCGATTTTGCCGAATTATCTCCTGAATCTAATGGAAAGCCGTTCGAGGGCGAACACTCGGAGTCTAATGGACCGATTCTGCCGCCACCGGCGGAGATGCAGGCCGAGGAGGGATACGCTCTTAGAGAGTGGAGAAG ACAAAATGCCATTCGACTAGAAGAGAATGAAAAGAGGGAGAAGCAATTGCTGAGCCAAATTATTGATGAAGCTGACGTGTACAAACTTGAATTCTACAAGAAGAGGCAGATTACATGTGAAAGCAACAAGTCCACTAATCGGGATAGggagaag GTGTTTCTGGCAAGCCAAGAGAAGTTTCATGCTGAGGCAGACAAGAATTATTGGAAATCAATTGCAGAACTCATCCCTAATGAAGTGCCTACCATTGAAAAGAAGGGTAAGAAAGACCAAGAAAAGAAGCCTTCTTTAATTGTAATCCAAGGGCCAAAGCCTGGTAAGCCCACTGACTTGGCGAGGTTGAGGCAGATACTCTTAAAACTTAAACATAACACTCCAAGCCACTTGAAGCATTCTCCACCTCCAGCCCCTGCAACCACAAAAGACTCCAAATCTGCTATTGCTGCTACTTCTGATGCCACATCTGCAACAGTCTCTCCTGCACCGGTGATTGTTGCTTGA